A genomic region of Prionailurus bengalensis isolate Pbe53 chromosome D1, Fcat_Pben_1.1_paternal_pri, whole genome shotgun sequence contains the following coding sequences:
- the MAP4K2 gene encoding mitogen-activated protein kinase kinase kinase kinase 2: MALLRDVSLQDPRDRFELLQRVGAGTYGDVYKARDTVTSELAAVKIVKVDPGDDTSSLQQEITILRECRHPNVVAYIGSYLRNDRLWICMEFCGGGSLQEIYHATGPLEERQIAYVCREALKGLHHLHSQGKIHRDIKGANLLLTLQGDVKLADFGVAGELTASVAKRRSFIGTPYWMAPEVAAVERKGGYNELCDVWALGITAIELGELQPPLFHLHPMRALMLMSKSSFQPPRLRDKTRWTQNFHHFLKLALTKNPKKRPTAEKLLQHPFTTQQLPRALLTQLLDKANDPHLGTPSPEDCDLEAYDVFPDTIHSRGQHGPAERTPSEIQFHQVKFGAPRRKETDPLNEPWEEEWTLLGKEELSGSLLQSVEEALEERSLTIRPASELQELDSPDDAMGTIKRAPFLGPPPAEPPAEDPLSSPLGTPPPPLPGPNSPPLLPTAWATMKHRDDPERSSCHGLPPTPKVHMGACFSKVFNGCPLRIHAAVTWIHPVTRDQFLVVGAEEGIYTLNLHELHEDTLEKLISHRCTWLYCVNNVLLSLSGKSTHIWAHDLPGLFEQRRLQQQVPLSIPTNRLTQRIIPRRFALSTKIPDTKGCLQCRVVRNPYTGSTFLLAALPASLLLLQWYEPLQKFLLLKNFSSPLPSPAGMLEPLVLDGKELPQVCVGAEGPEGPGCRVLFHVLPLEAGLTPDVLISPEGLPGTAQQVIQVDRDTVLVCFDRCVRIVNLLGEPTATLAPVLTFDFPIETVVCLQDSVLAFWSHGMQGRSLDTNEVTQEITDETRIFRVLGAHRDIILESIPTDNPGAHSNLYILTGHQSSY, encoded by the exons ATGGCGCTGCTGCGGGACGTGTCGCTGCAGGATCCGCGGGACCGCTTCGAGCTGCTGCAGCGCGTGGGGGCCGGGACCTATGGCGACGTCTACAAG GCCCGAGACACGGTCACGTCCGAACTGGCCGCGGTCAAGATAGTCAAGGTAGACCCAG GGGACGACACCAGCTCCCTCCAGCAGGAAATCACCATCCTGCGTGAGTGCCGTCACCCCAATGTGGTGGCCTACATTGGCAGCTACCTCAG GAATGACCGCTTGTGGATCTGCATGGAGTTCTGCGGAGGGGGGTCCCTGCAGGAGATATACCACG CCACCGGGCCCCTGGAGGAACGACAGATTGCCTATGTCTGCCGGGAGGCACTGAAG GGGCTACACCACTTGCATTCTCAGGGGAAGATCCACAGAGACATCAAG GGAGCCAATCTTCTCCTCACCCTCCAGGGAGATGTCAAGCTGG CCGACTTTGGGGTGGCAGGCGAGCTGACGGCATCTGTGGCTAAGAGGAGATCTTTCATTGGGACTCCTTACTG GATGGCCCCGGAGGTGGCCGCCGTGGAACGCAAAGGAGGCTACAACGAGCTATGTGACGTCTGGGCCCTGGGCATCACCGCCATCGAGCTGGGCGAGCTGCAGCCCCCTCTTTTCCATCTGCACCCCATGAG GGCCCTGATGCTCATGTCGAAGAGTAGCTTCCAGCCGCCCAGGCTGCGAGACAAGACTCGCTG GACCCAGAATTTCCACCACTTCCTCAAGCTAGCCTTGACCAAGAACCCCAAGAAGAGGCCAACGGCAGAGAAGCTTCtgcag CACCCATTCACAACCCAGCAGCTCCCTCGGGCTCTGCTCACACAGCTGCTGGACAAAGCCAATGACCCTCACCTCGGAACCCCTTCCCCTGAGGACTGTGATCTCGAG GCTTATGACGTGTTTCCAGACACCATCCACTCCCGGGGTCAGCACGGCCCGGCCGAGAGGACCCCCTCAGAGATCCAGT TTCACCAGGTGAAATTTGGTGCCCCGCGCAGGAAGGAAACGGACCCACTGAACGAACCG TGGGAGGAGGAGTGGACGCTGTTGGGAAAGGAGGAGCTGAGtgg GAGCCTGCTACAGTCAGTCGAGGAGGCCCTGGAGGAAAG GAGCCTGACCATCCGGCCAGCCTCAGAACTCCAG GAGCTGGACTCCCCAGACGATGCCATGGGAACCATCAAGCGGGCCCCCTTCTTGGGGCCACCCCCTGCTGAGCCTCCAGCTGAAGACCCTCTGTCCAGCCCCCTGG gaaccccacccccacctctcccaggcCCTAACAGCCCCCCACTGCTCCCCACTGCCTGGGCCACCATGAAGCACAGGGACGATCCTGAG agATCATCCTGCCAcgggctcccccccacccccaaggtgCAT aTGGGCGCCTGCTTCTCCAAGGTCTTCAATGGCTGCCCCCTGCGGATCCACGCTGCTGTCACCTGGATTCACCCTGTCACCCGCG ACCAGTTTCTGGTGGTGGGGGCCGAGGAAGGCATCTACACCCTCAACCTGCATGAACTGCATGAGGATACACTGGAGAAG CTGATCTCACACCGCTGCACCTGGCTCTACTGCGTGAACAACGTGCTGCTGTCACTCTCAG GGAAATCCACGCACATCTGGGCGCATGACCTTCCGGGCCTGTTTGAGCAGCGACGACTACAGCAACAGGTtcccctctccatccccaccaACCGCCTCACGCAGCGCATCATCCCCAG GCGCTTTGCCCTGTCCACCAAGATCCCAGACACCAAAGGCTGCCTGCAGTGTCGTGTGG TGCGGAACCCCTACACGGGCAGCACCTTCCTGCTGGCCGCCCTGCCCGCCAGCCTGCTCCTGCTGCAGTGGTACGAGCCGCTGCAGAAGTTCCTGCTGCTGAAG AACTTCTCCAGCCCCTTGCCCAGCCCGGCGGGGATGCTGGAGCCACTGGTGCTGGACGGGAAGGAGCTGCCgcaggtgtgtgtgggggctGAGGGCCCCGAGGGGCCCGGCTGCCGAGTTCTGTTCCACGTCCTGCCCCTGGAGGCCGGTCTGACGCCTGATGTCCTCATATCACCTG AGGGGCTCCCGGGCACAGCCCAGCAGGTGATCCAGGTGGACAGGGACACAGTCCTAGTCTGCTTTGACC GCTGTGTGAGGATTGTGAACCTGCTGGGTGAGCCCACGGCCACGCTGGCGCCTGTGCTGACCTTTGACTTCCCCATTGAGACTGTGG TGTGTCTGCAGGACAGCGTGCTGGCCTTCTGGAGCCACGGTATGCAAGGCCGAAGCCTGGACACCAACGAG GTGACTCAGGAGATCACAGACGAGACAAGGATCTTTCGAGTGCTCGGGGCCCACAG AGATATCATCCTTGAGAGCATTCCCACGGACAACCCAGGGGCTCACAGCAACCTCTACATCCTCACGGGCCATCAGAGCAGTTACTGA
- the MEN1 gene encoding menin isoform X2, translating into MGLKAAQKTLFPLRSIDDVVRLFAAELGREEPDLVLLSLVLGFVEHFLAVNRVIPTNVPELTFQPSPAPDPPGGLTYFPVADLSIIAALYARFTAQIRGAVDLSLYPREGGVSSRELVKKVSDVIWNSLSRSYFKDRAHIQSLFSFITGTKLDSSGVAFAVVGACQALGLRDVHLALSEDHAWVVFGPNGEQTAEVTWHGKGNEDRRGQTVNAGVAERSWLYLKGSYMRCDRKMEVAFMVCAINPSIDLHTDSLELLQLQQKLLWLLYDLGHLERYPMALGNLADLEELEPTPGRPDPLTLYHKGIASAKTYYRDEHIYPYMYLAGYHCRNRNVREALQAWADTATVIQDYNYCREDEEIYKEFFEVANDVIPNLLKEAASLLEAGEERPGEQTQGAQSQSSALQDPECFAHLLRFYDGICKWEEGSPTPVLHVGWATFLVQSLGRFEGQVRQKVRIVSREAEAAEAEELWGEEAREGRRRGPRRESKPEEPPPPKKPALDKGPGSGQGATSGPPRKPPGTVPGAARGPEGGSAAPAPAPAASPPPEGPVLTFQSEKMKGMKELLVATKINSSAIKLQLTAQSQVQMKKQKVSTPSDYTLSFLKRQRKGL; encoded by the exons ATGGGGCTGAAGGCCGCCCAGAAGACGCTGTTCCCGCTGCGCTCCATCGACGACGTGGTGCGCCTGTTCGCTGCCGAGCTGGGCCGAGAGGAACCGGACCTGGTGCTCCTATCCTTGGTACTGGGCTTCGTGGAGCATTTCCTAGCTGTCAACCGCGTCATCCCCACCAATGTGCCCGAGCTCACCTTCCAGCCCAGCCCCGCGCCCGACCCTCCTGGCGGCCTTACCTACTTCCCCGTGGCCGACCTGTCCATCATCGCCGCGCTGTATGCCCGCTTCACCGCCCAGATCCGTGGCGCCGTCGACCTGTCTCTCTACCCGCGAGAGGGGGGTGTCTCCAGCCGAGAACTGGTGAAGAAGGTCTCCGATGTCATCTGGAACAGCCTCAGCCGCTCCTACTTCAAGGATCGGGCCCACATCCAGTCCCTCTTCAGCTTCATCACAG GCACTAAACTGGACAGTTCTGGTGTGGCCTTTGCCGTGGTGGGGGCCTGCCAGGCTCTGGGTCTCCGGGATGTCCACCTCGCCCTGTCTGAGGACCACGCCTGGGTAGTGTTTGGGCCCAACGGAGAACAGACAGCTGAGGTCACTTGGCACGGCAAGGGCAACGAGGATCGCAGGGGCCAGACGGTCAACGCGGGTGTGGCCGAGCGG AGCTGGCTGTACCTGAAAGGATCGTACATGCGCTGTGACCGCAAGATGGAGGTGGCGTTTATGGTGTGTGCCATCAACCCTTCCATTGACCTGCACACCGACTCCCTGGAGCTGCTACAGCTGCAGCAG AAGCTGCTCTGGCTGCTCTATGACCTGGGACATCTGGAAAG GTACCCCATGGCACTGGGGAACCTGGCAGATCTGGAGGAACTGGAACCCACCCCTGGCCGACCAGACCCACTCACCCTCTACCACAAG ggcATTGCCTCGGCCAAGACCTACTACCGGGATGAGCACATCTACCCCTACATGTACCTGGCTGGCTACCACTGTCGCAACCGCAACGTGCGCGAAGCCCTGCAGGCCTGGGCTGACACGGCCACGGTCATCCAGGA CTACAACTACTGCCGCGAGGACGAGGAGATCTACAAGGAGTTCTTTGAAGTAGCTAATGATGTCATCCCCAACCTGCTGAAGGAGGCGGCTAGCCTGCTGGAGGCCGGCGAGGAGCGGCCAGGGGAGCAGACCCAG GGTGCCCAGAGCCAGAGTTCAGCCCTCCAGGATCCAGAGTGCTTCGCCCACCTGCTGCGATTCTATGATGGCATCTGCAAATGGGAAGAGGGCAGCCCCACGCCCGTGCTGCACGTGGGCTGGGCCACCTTCCTCGTGCAGTCCCTAGGCCGATTTGAGGGGCAG GTGCGGCAGAAGGTGCGCATAGTGAGCCGCGAGGCCGAGGCGGCCGAGGCGGAAGAGCTGTGGGGCGAGGAAGCCCGGGAAGGACGGCGGCGAGGCCCGCGGCGTGAGTCCAAGCCAGAGGAGCCGCCGCCGCCTAAGAAACCGGCGCTGGACAAGGGCCCGGGCTCCGGCCAGGGTGCCACGTCAGGACCCCCGCGGAAACCCCCAGGGACAGTCCCAGGCGCTGCCCGCGGCCCAGAAGGAGGCAGCGCGGCTCCAGCCCCTGCGCCCGCAGCGTCACCACCACCGGAGGGGCCGGTGCTCACTTTCCAGAGCGAGAAGATGAAGGGCATGAAGGAGCTGCTGGTGGCCACCAAGATCAACTCGAGCGCCATCAAGCTGCAGCTCACCGCGCAGTCGCAAGTGCAGATGAAGAAGCAGAAGGTGTCTACACCTAGCGACTACACTCTTTCCTTCCTCAAGCGCCAGCGCAAAGGCCTCTGA
- the MEN1 gene encoding menin isoform X1 produces MPRPAAMGLKAAQKTLFPLRSIDDVVRLFAAELGREEPDLVLLSLVLGFVEHFLAVNRVIPTNVPELTFQPSPAPDPPGGLTYFPVADLSIIAALYARFTAQIRGAVDLSLYPREGGVSSRELVKKVSDVIWNSLSRSYFKDRAHIQSLFSFITGTKLDSSGVAFAVVGACQALGLRDVHLALSEDHAWVVFGPNGEQTAEVTWHGKGNEDRRGQTVNAGVAERSWLYLKGSYMRCDRKMEVAFMVCAINPSIDLHTDSLELLQLQQKLLWLLYDLGHLERYPMALGNLADLEELEPTPGRPDPLTLYHKGIASAKTYYRDEHIYPYMYLAGYHCRNRNVREALQAWADTATVIQDYNYCREDEEIYKEFFEVANDVIPNLLKEAASLLEAGEERPGEQTQGAQSQSSALQDPECFAHLLRFYDGICKWEEGSPTPVLHVGWATFLVQSLGRFEGQVRQKVRIVSREAEAAEAEELWGEEAREGRRRGPRRESKPEEPPPPKKPALDKGPGSGQGATSGPPRKPPGTVPGAARGPEGGSAAPAPAPAASPPPEGPVLTFQSEKMKGMKELLVATKINSSAIKLQLTAQSQVQMKKQKVSTPSDYTLSFLKRQRKGL; encoded by the exons AT GCCGAGGCCCGCCGCCATGGGGCTGAAGGCCGCCCAGAAGACGCTGTTCCCGCTGCGCTCCATCGACGACGTGGTGCGCCTGTTCGCTGCCGAGCTGGGCCGAGAGGAACCGGACCTGGTGCTCCTATCCTTGGTACTGGGCTTCGTGGAGCATTTCCTAGCTGTCAACCGCGTCATCCCCACCAATGTGCCCGAGCTCACCTTCCAGCCCAGCCCCGCGCCCGACCCTCCTGGCGGCCTTACCTACTTCCCCGTGGCCGACCTGTCCATCATCGCCGCGCTGTATGCCCGCTTCACCGCCCAGATCCGTGGCGCCGTCGACCTGTCTCTCTACCCGCGAGAGGGGGGTGTCTCCAGCCGAGAACTGGTGAAGAAGGTCTCCGATGTCATCTGGAACAGCCTCAGCCGCTCCTACTTCAAGGATCGGGCCCACATCCAGTCCCTCTTCAGCTTCATCACAG GCACTAAACTGGACAGTTCTGGTGTGGCCTTTGCCGTGGTGGGGGCCTGCCAGGCTCTGGGTCTCCGGGATGTCCACCTCGCCCTGTCTGAGGACCACGCCTGGGTAGTGTTTGGGCCCAACGGAGAACAGACAGCTGAGGTCACTTGGCACGGCAAGGGCAACGAGGATCGCAGGGGCCAGACGGTCAACGCGGGTGTGGCCGAGCGG AGCTGGCTGTACCTGAAAGGATCGTACATGCGCTGTGACCGCAAGATGGAGGTGGCGTTTATGGTGTGTGCCATCAACCCTTCCATTGACCTGCACACCGACTCCCTGGAGCTGCTACAGCTGCAGCAG AAGCTGCTCTGGCTGCTCTATGACCTGGGACATCTGGAAAG GTACCCCATGGCACTGGGGAACCTGGCAGATCTGGAGGAACTGGAACCCACCCCTGGCCGACCAGACCCACTCACCCTCTACCACAAG ggcATTGCCTCGGCCAAGACCTACTACCGGGATGAGCACATCTACCCCTACATGTACCTGGCTGGCTACCACTGTCGCAACCGCAACGTGCGCGAAGCCCTGCAGGCCTGGGCTGACACGGCCACGGTCATCCAGGA CTACAACTACTGCCGCGAGGACGAGGAGATCTACAAGGAGTTCTTTGAAGTAGCTAATGATGTCATCCCCAACCTGCTGAAGGAGGCGGCTAGCCTGCTGGAGGCCGGCGAGGAGCGGCCAGGGGAGCAGACCCAG GGTGCCCAGAGCCAGAGTTCAGCCCTCCAGGATCCAGAGTGCTTCGCCCACCTGCTGCGATTCTATGATGGCATCTGCAAATGGGAAGAGGGCAGCCCCACGCCCGTGCTGCACGTGGGCTGGGCCACCTTCCTCGTGCAGTCCCTAGGCCGATTTGAGGGGCAG GTGCGGCAGAAGGTGCGCATAGTGAGCCGCGAGGCCGAGGCGGCCGAGGCGGAAGAGCTGTGGGGCGAGGAAGCCCGGGAAGGACGGCGGCGAGGCCCGCGGCGTGAGTCCAAGCCAGAGGAGCCGCCGCCGCCTAAGAAACCGGCGCTGGACAAGGGCCCGGGCTCCGGCCAGGGTGCCACGTCAGGACCCCCGCGGAAACCCCCAGGGACAGTCCCAGGCGCTGCCCGCGGCCCAGAAGGAGGCAGCGCGGCTCCAGCCCCTGCGCCCGCAGCGTCACCACCACCGGAGGGGCCGGTGCTCACTTTCCAGAGCGAGAAGATGAAGGGCATGAAGGAGCTGCTGGTGGCCACCAAGATCAACTCGAGCGCCATCAAGCTGCAGCTCACCGCGCAGTCGCAAGTGCAGATGAAGAAGCAGAAGGTGTCTACACCTAGCGACTACACTCTTTCCTTCCTCAAGCGCCAGCGCAAAGGCCTCTGA